One [Clostridium] saccharolyticum WM1 DNA segment encodes these proteins:
- the fliR gene encoding flagellar biosynthetic protein FliR: MPDIGQMMLFSLIFMRMSGFILLNPILGRRNTPNVVKGGMIMVFTLLVYSFSAAQVPEPVNSIEFAVLMIKEFIMGYTIGFVMDLFLMVITFAGHIIDFQMGLSMATIYDPQSNTQIAITGSLWNAYFMLLFFAVDGHLALIKLLIKSAETVPYGQVVIGTKVAWAMIEVFIQCIIMAIKFSLPIVAIEFITEIAVGILMKMIPQINVFVVNIQAKLVIGLLMLIFLFSPMSDYLGDVINQMLLTVQSVMRLL, encoded by the coding sequence ATGCCGGATATTGGACAAATGATGCTTTTTTCCCTGATTTTCATGAGGATGTCTGGCTTTATTCTGTTGAATCCGATTCTGGGCAGAAGGAATACCCCCAATGTTGTAAAGGGCGGAATGATTATGGTGTTCACCCTCCTGGTCTATTCCTTTTCAGCAGCCCAGGTGCCGGAGCCGGTTAATTCCATAGAATTTGCAGTGCTGATGATAAAAGAGTTTATAATGGGTTATACCATTGGCTTTGTCATGGATTTGTTTCTCATGGTCATCACCTTTGCAGGCCACATCATAGATTTCCAGATGGGATTGTCCATGGCTACGATTTATGACCCTCAGAGCAACACTCAGATCGCGATTACGGGAAGTCTCTGGAATGCCTATTTCATGTTACTTTTCTTTGCGGTGGATGGGCATCTGGCTCTGATCAAGCTGCTTATAAAATCAGCGGAGACCGTTCCCTACGGGCAGGTGGTTATTGGAACAAAGGTTGCGTGGGCGATGATAGAAGTGTTTATTCAATGCATCATCATGGCCATTAAATTTTCGCTTCCGATTGTAGCAATCGAATTTATCACGGAGATAGCCGTGGGAATCCTGATGAAAATGATCCCTCAGATCAATGTATTCGTTGTAAATATACAAGCCAAGCTGGTGATCGGTCTGCTCATGCTGATTTTCCTGTTTTCTCCTATGTCAGATTATTTGGGCGATGTAATAAACCAAATGCTTCTTACGGTGCAGAGTGTCATGCGATTATTGTAA
- a CDS encoding flagellar biosynthetic protein FliQ, translating into MTEVALSSLMYEMFGLAVKLAGPVLVVSMVVGVVISILQAATQIHEQTITFVPKLIVIGLVLLIMGSNMMESLRDFTIHIFNTMLG; encoded by the coding sequence ATGACGGAAGTTGCGCTTAGCAGTTTGATGTATGAGATGTTTGGGCTGGCCGTGAAGCTGGCCGGTCCGGTATTGGTGGTGAGTATGGTGGTGGGCGTTGTTATTTCTATCCTGCAGGCTGCAACGCAGATCCACGAGCAAACCATTACCTTTGTACCTAAGCTGATTGTCATAGGACTGGTCCTTTTGATTATGGGGAGCAATATGATGGAGTCGCTTCGGGATTTTACCATACATATTTTTAATACCATGCTGGGATAA
- the fliP gene encoding flagellar type III secretion system pore protein FliP (The bacterial flagellar biogenesis protein FliP forms a type III secretion system (T3SS)-type pore required for flagellar assembly.) yields MNTDALVNINGGRVPTLELFLILTIISLLPSILVMMTSFTRIVIILSFTRNAMGIQQTPPNMVLVGIALFLTLFIMDPVIKDVNTNAYQPYIKEEISQGEALKRAQVPMKRFMLKQTEKTTLTLFTDMSNTDMPENIEDLPMTVVIPSFMTSELKRAFTAGFMIFLPFMLVDIVVSSTLMSMGMVMLPPAMISLPFKLLLFVTVNGWELLFTNLVKSFHY; encoded by the coding sequence ATGAATACAGATGCCTTGGTTAATATAAACGGCGGAAGGGTGCCTACCCTGGAGCTTTTTCTCATTCTGACTATCATTTCATTGCTGCCTTCCATACTAGTGATGATGACATCCTTTACCAGGATTGTCATTATCTTGTCTTTTACCAGAAATGCCATGGGAATCCAGCAGACGCCTCCCAATATGGTACTTGTAGGAATTGCGTTGTTCTTGACCCTGTTTATCATGGACCCGGTCATTAAAGATGTGAATACCAACGCCTACCAGCCCTATATAAAAGAGGAAATCAGCCAGGGAGAGGCATTGAAACGGGCACAGGTTCCTATGAAGCGGTTTATGCTGAAGCAGACAGAGAAAACAACCCTGACCCTTTTTACTGACATGTCAAATACGGATATGCCGGAAAATATAGAAGACCTGCCAATGACAGTGGTGATTCCGTCATTCATGACTTCTGAGTTGAAAAGAGCATTTACGGCCGGTTTTATGATTTTTCTGCCTTTTATGCTGGTGGATATTGTGGTATCAAGTACACTTATGTCCATGGGTATGGTTATGCTTCCTCCGGCTATGATTTCCCTTCCGTTTAAGCTGCTTTTATTTGTCACGGTGAATGGCTGGGAGCTTTTGTTTACAAATCTGGTTAAAAGTTTTCACTACTGA
- a CDS encoding flagellar biosynthetic protein FliO, with amino-acid sequence MDNIISLASVLIFTVLILYLSHLFTKSLGNRMGMKRSGSCMQMLDRLPLGQDKAVAIIRTGSRYYLIGIASSQITLLAELSEEEVPKETAAPSAFGAESYENFKNVIKKYTDKHRKDV; translated from the coding sequence TTGGACAATATAATAAGTCTGGCATCGGTGCTGATTTTTACCGTTTTGATTCTATACTTAAGTCATTTATTTACGAAAAGTCTTGGAAACAGAATGGGAATGAAGCGAAGCGGAAGCTGTATGCAGATGCTGGACAGGCTTCCCCTGGGACAAGATAAAGCAGTAGCGATTATCCGTACGGGAAGCCGTTATTATCTGATTGGTATTGCTTCCTCTCAAATAACTCTTCTTGCGGAGCTTTCCGAAGAAGAAGTTCCAAAAGAAACAGCTGCTCCGTCTGCTTTTGGAGCAGAGAGTTACGAAAACTTTAAAAATGTTATAAAGAAATATACAGACAAACACAGGAAAGATGTGTAA
- the fliN gene encoding flagellar motor switch protein FliN, which produces MDSMNFSAFEIDAIGEILNISLGASATAVSTMLNARVDITTPVVRVLTKDEFEISNLEPAIGVEITYISGLSGSNLMLLKRHDVKVIVDMLMGMETPEEEFELNELNISAICEVMNQMMGSSATALSEFLSKTVNISTPTSFEVGNINDFKDKYYHDENLMVVVGFTLKIADQLESEFINVMPPSLAKELVGGFFPQENEVQEPEPAPIPAPAPEPAPSMSGGGILSQEEIEKLLAGSAQTEPVPEPQKTPEPVHSTGGILSQEEIEKLLAGSMAPELPKKEPQKTELPKAEQPLAPAVPTAGQTSETDRMAMEQMMQQMQMQQQMMQQMQQMILQLQGGQQNAPKKEVQEPKTINVKPIPQNSLREGEANYEEQEENRELIMGVPLEVSVEIGRTRKLVKEILEFTKGSLVILDKLAGEQVDLYVNGRCIAKGDVVVVDDNFGIRITEITKRNAE; this is translated from the coding sequence ATGGATTCGATGAATTTTAGCGCATTTGAGATTGATGCCATAGGTGAAATACTGAATATAAGCCTGGGTGCCTCCGCCACTGCAGTATCTACCATGCTCAATGCCAGAGTTGATATTACCACACCAGTGGTCAGGGTGTTGACAAAGGATGAATTTGAAATTTCAAACCTGGAACCGGCAATAGGGGTGGAGATTACCTATATATCAGGACTCAGCGGAAGTAATCTCATGCTCTTAAAAAGGCATGATGTAAAAGTAATTGTAGATATGCTGATGGGGATGGAAACACCGGAGGAAGAATTCGAGTTAAATGAACTGAACATCAGTGCGATTTGTGAGGTCATGAATCAAATGATGGGTTCGTCTGCAACGGCTTTGTCTGAATTTTTAAGCAAGACCGTTAATATTTCAACCCCTACATCCTTTGAGGTTGGGAATATCAATGATTTTAAAGATAAATACTATCATGATGAGAATCTTATGGTAGTTGTGGGATTCACATTAAAGATTGCGGACCAACTGGAAAGTGAATTCATTAATGTAATGCCTCCAAGTCTTGCAAAGGAATTGGTTGGAGGATTTTTTCCTCAGGAGAACGAGGTGCAGGAACCGGAACCTGCTCCCATACCTGCTCCGGCTCCAGAGCCGGCACCTTCCATGTCAGGAGGCGGAATTCTCTCTCAGGAAGAGATCGAAAAGCTTTTAGCGGGCAGCGCCCAGACAGAGCCGGTCCCAGAGCCGCAAAAGACGCCGGAACCAGTTCATTCTACGGGGGGAATCCTGTCTCAGGAGGAGATCGAAAAACTTTTGGCAGGCAGTATGGCTCCGGAGCTTCCCAAAAAAGAACCTCAAAAAACAGAGCTTCCTAAAGCAGAGCAGCCGCTGGCTCCGGCGGTCCCCACGGCGGGACAGACGTCTGAAACAGACCGGATGGCAATGGAGCAGATGATGCAGCAAATGCAGATGCAGCAGCAAATGATGCAGCAGATGCAGCAGATGATCCTGCAGCTTCAGGGCGGGCAGCAAAACGCTCCTAAAAAGGAAGTTCAGGAGCCAAAGACCATAAATGTAAAGCCGATTCCTCAGAACAGCCTGCGGGAAGGGGAGGCCAACTACGAGGAGCAGGAGGAAAACAGAGAACTGATCATGGGCGTGCCCCTGGAAGTCTCTGTAGAAATCGGCAGAACCAGAAAGCTGGTAAAGGAAATTCTTGAATTTACCAAGGGCTCTTTGGTCATCCTGGATAAGCTGGCTGGCGAACAGGTGGATTTATATGTAAACGGCCGGTGCATTGCCAAGGGCGATGTGGTCGTAGTTGATGATAATTTTGGCATCCGTATCACGGAAATTACCAAGAGGAACGCGGAGTAG
- the flgC gene encoding flagellar basal body rod protein FlgC, which produces MSFLSSMNISASAMTAQRLRLDIASENIANIDTTRTEAGGPYRRKMVVLEARSENNFRRTLMNAAGLGRQQSTGGIRVSQIVEDASPFKSVYSPEHPDADENGYVQMPNVDLIKETVDSMSATRSYEANITAFNAIKFMASKALEIGK; this is translated from the coding sequence ATGTCGTTTTTAAGTTCTATGAACATTAGTGCGTCAGCAATGACAGCACAGCGTCTTCGGCTGGATATTGCATCGGAGAACATTGCGAATATTGATACTACAAGGACAGAAGCCGGTGGCCCTTACCGGAGAAAGATGGTAGTTCTTGAAGCCAGAAGTGAAAATAATTTCCGGAGGACCCTGATGAATGCCGCTGGTTTAGGCCGGCAGCAAAGTACCGGGGGCATCAGGGTTTCACAGATCGTGGAAGATGCCAGTCCCTTCAAGTCCGTCTACAGCCCGGAACATCCGGATGCAGATGAAAATGGCTATGTGCAGATGCCCAATGTGGATCTGATTAAGGAGACTGTGGACAGTATGTCTGCAACCAGGTCTTATGAAGCCAACATAACTGCATTTAATGCGATAAAGTTTATGGCTTCCAAGGCATTGGAAATCGGGAAATAA
- a CDS encoding response regulator: MAKILLVDDAAFMRMMIKDTLTKNGYTDLYEAADGAQAVQMFSEINPDLVIMDITMPNMDGLEALKAIKAKAPNAAVVMCSAMGQESMVIEAIKSGAKDFIVKPFKPDRILKTVSGIIG; the protein is encoded by the coding sequence ATGGCGAAAATATTATTGGTAGATGATGCGGCGTTTATGAGAATGATGATTAAGGATACCTTGACAAAGAACGGATATACCGATCTTTACGAGGCTGCCGACGGAGCACAGGCAGTTCAGATGTTTTCTGAAATCAATCCGGATCTTGTAATCATGGATATCACCATGCCCAACATGGATGGACTGGAAGCTTTAAAGGCTATTAAGGCAAAAGCGCCCAATGCAGCAGTTGTTATGTGTTCTGCTATGGGTCAGGAGAGTATGGTAATCGAAGCAATCAAATCCGGGGCAAAGGACTTTATTGTGAAACCTTTCAAACCAGACAGAATACTGAAAACGGTCTCTGGTATTATCGGCTAG
- the fliM gene encoding flagellar motor switch protein FliM, with amino-acid sequence MAEILSQSQIDALLNSLQGNSEPIEEIEKKESETKYRKYDFYSPKKFTKDKLKILKSIFDNYSRIAGSQINSLFRTSSELSVVTVEEQRYYEFGNALSDNDVLTLVNVTLPDSSKNPPLLINASMTLMLSLIDRMLGGVGDDTAVDTSYTYTEIEMALYRRVIQYIIGALKDSWSSYINLNFELSRLEENPSMFQEIGVDETIVIVVLDVDMKECSGRLNVCIPGNLLMNIFDIMDKRKHSAMGDEANSQDNKQEIMNSIKASDLLVRAQVGESMITLDDVYNLHVGDVINLGTPKDSDVQLYVEGQPWFRGQLGVHKRNVAVRIEDHVETGNYQTGES; translated from the coding sequence ATGGCTGAAATATTATCTCAAAGTCAGATTGATGCGCTGCTCAATTCCCTGCAGGGAAACAGCGAGCCCATCGAAGAGATTGAAAAGAAAGAAAGCGAAACAAAATACAGGAAGTATGACTTTTACAGTCCGAAGAAATTCACAAAAGATAAACTAAAGATTCTGAAAAGTATCTTTGATAATTATTCCAGAATAGCAGGCTCCCAGATCAATAGTTTATTCCGTACATCCAGTGAACTGTCAGTCGTTACTGTGGAGGAGCAGAGGTATTATGAATTCGGTAATGCCTTAAGTGATAATGATGTACTGACCTTGGTCAATGTAACGCTGCCGGACAGCTCCAAGAATCCGCCTCTTTTGATCAATGCCAGCATGACACTGATGCTGAGTCTTATTGACCGCATGCTGGGAGGCGTGGGAGATGATACGGCTGTTGACACATCCTATACCTATACGGAAATTGAGATGGCCTTGTATCGCAGGGTGATCCAATATATCATCGGTGCATTAAAGGATTCATGGTCCAGCTATATTAACCTGAATTTTGAATTGTCCAGGCTGGAAGAAAACCCAAGCATGTTTCAGGAAATCGGCGTTGATGAAACGATTGTGATCGTTGTCCTTGATGTGGATATGAAAGAGTGCTCTGGAAGACTCAATGTTTGTATTCCGGGAAATTTACTCATGAACATCTTTGATATCATGGATAAACGGAAGCACAGTGCAATGGGAGACGAAGCCAACAGTCAGGACAATAAGCAGGAGATCATGAACAGCATTAAGGCTTCCGACCTGCTGGTTCGCGCTCAGGTAGGAGAATCGATGATTACTCTCGATGACGTATATAACCTTCATGTGGGAGATGTGATTAACCTGGGCACACCCAAGGATTCTGACGTACAGTTGTATGTAGAGGGCCAGCCATGGTTCAGGGGTCAGTTAGGCGTCCATAAGCGAAATGTGGCGGTACGGATCGAAGATCATGTTGAAACAGGAAATTACCAGACCGGTGAAAGCTGA
- a CDS encoding OmpA/MotB family protein, protein MIKKDKKPEELGSWMDTYGDMVTLLLCFFVLLYSMSSVDQSKWKLLVQSFNPSALEESDQVVLDAKVTEGEGKLTGGIPDDGGGATDFDELYLVLKQIVEDRNMQDSVEITRGDGFTFISFRDKVFFDGDSSVLRQEGKDVLTQFAAAMSQANKSIKEVQVLGHTSQGDPQRPNNIRNDRMLSAQRSAEVIIYLQSQNAVSPEKLVGMSFGQFRPIAQFDTEEGRAQNRRVEILITKNDTVEKSLEEYYNQVYHNNQENTGN, encoded by the coding sequence ATGATAAAGAAAGATAAGAAGCCGGAAGAGCTTGGAAGCTGGATGGATACATATGGAGACATGGTTACATTGTTGCTGTGCTTCTTTGTCCTTCTGTATTCTATGTCCTCCGTTGACCAGAGCAAATGGAAGCTGTTGGTGCAGAGTTTTAATCCCAGCGCCTTAGAAGAATCGGATCAGGTTGTATTGGATGCCAAGGTGACGGAAGGTGAGGGAAAGCTGACCGGCGGCATTCCCGATGACGGCGGAGGAGCTACTGATTTCGATGAACTGTATCTGGTCTTAAAGCAAATCGTTGAGGACCGGAATATGCAGGACAGTGTAGAAATTACCCGTGGGGACGGCTTCACATTTATATCATTTCGTGATAAAGTATTTTTTGACGGAGACAGTTCGGTTCTCCGCCAGGAAGGAAAAGATGTTCTGACTCAGTTTGCCGCTGCCATGTCGCAGGCAAATAAATCAATAAAAGAAGTTCAGGTATTGGGGCATACATCCCAGGGGGACCCGCAAAGGCCGAATAATATTCGTAATGACAGAATGCTGTCTGCCCAGCGTTCCGCGGAAGTTATTATCTATCTCCAAAGCCAGAATGCAGTTTCACCGGAAAAGCTGGTGGGAATGAGTTTTGGTCAGTTCCGTCCGATTGCCCAGTTTGATACGGAAGAAGGACGGGCCCAGAACCGCCGTGTGGAGATCCTGATCACCAAAAATGATACAGTAGAGAAATCCCTGGAGGAGTACTACAACCAGGTTTACCATAACAATCAGGAAAATACCGGCAATTAA
- a CDS encoding motility protein A — protein sequence MDISLIVGWVLGIVLIIYGIGLQKMGNFIDIPSVIIVVGGTIAALIASYPFKVLAQVPKHIGIMLSPKKYNAEKVIDTLVEMAKTARKKGLLVLEEQANGIKDPFLKQSIMLIVDAMDAEKIREMLESEVAAMSERHDQDVSMYEKGTSVAPAFGMIGTLVGLVNMLKSMNMDSGSANSLGADMSVALITTFYGCVLAHLLFGPMAKKLRIRNDEELLYKQIIIEGVLSIQAGDNPKYLEEKLLSYLSQGQQNKIMKKKSGNTGREDAAAS from the coding sequence ATGGATATATCATTGATTGTTGGATGGGTATTGGGAATTGTTTTGATTATTTACGGAATAGGGCTTCAGAAGATGGGAAATTTCATCGACATACCCAGTGTAATTATCGTTGTCGGAGGAACAATCGCAGCTTTGATCGCCAGTTACCCATTCAAGGTTCTCGCACAGGTTCCGAAACATATCGGGATCATGCTCAGTCCTAAAAAGTACAATGCGGAAAAAGTCATTGACACCTTGGTGGAGATGGCTAAGACGGCCAGAAAGAAAGGACTCCTGGTTCTGGAGGAACAGGCGAATGGTATCAAGGATCCCTTTCTCAAGCAAAGCATTATGCTGATCGTGGATGCAATGGATGCAGAAAAGATCCGGGAAATGCTGGAAAGTGAAGTAGCAGCCATGTCTGAACGTCATGACCAGGATGTGAGCATGTATGAAAAAGGCACATCAGTAGCACCTGCCTTTGGTATGATCGGAACCCTGGTAGGACTGGTAAACATGCTGAAGAGTATGAATATGGATAGCGGGAGTGCAAACAGCCTGGGCGCTGACATGTCGGTTGCTTTGATCACTACTTTTTATGGCTGTGTTCTGGCTCACCTTTTGTTTGGACCAATGGCTAAAAAGCTTCGTATCCGGAATGATGAAGAACTTTTGTACAAGCAGATCATTATCGAAGGAGTCCTGTCCATTCAGGCAGGCGACAATCCGAAGTATTTGGAAGAGAAGCTTTTATCCTATCTCTCCCAGGGGCAGCAGAATAAGATCATGAAAAAGAAATCCGGCAATACCGGAAGAGAAGACGCAGCAGCGTCATAA
- a CDS encoding flagellar FlbD family protein, with translation MIRLTRLNDEEFVINCGQIERVESIPESNIILVSGKHYVVKESIDEIINRVIEYNARIYACAQRMKV, from the coding sequence ATGATTCGTTTAACAAGGCTGAATGACGAGGAATTTGTTATTAACTGCGGACAGATTGAAAGGGTTGAATCCATTCCGGAATCAAATATAATATTGGTCAGCGGAAAGCACTATGTGGTAAAAGAAAGTATAGATGAGATCATAAACCGAGTGATCGAATATAATGCCCGAATATATGCATGCGCGCAGAGAATGAAAGTTTAA
- a CDS encoding flagellar hook-basal body complex protein: MVKSMFAGVAGLRTHQSKMDIIGNNIANVNTWGYKAASMSFKDTMYQTTSSSSGGSTKTGGYGGTNAGQVGYGVTTGSISYDFGKGGMAPSANGLDCMIDGTGFFIVGPMINGGSLPLGEEDALKSSGLYLSRVGKFQVDGNGYLTDDSGNYVYGFTRTGDLTDSTSFDTTALTPLKIPTKSDMSKVSDKNATDKIADAKKKLEEARALFNAMDAELGNARDAYIAANDNYKTKYTAAGVDTAKADMDAKKTAMDDAYRLWLEDKDNAAAKTDYLAKKTDYDKANSEFIVAQANVRKVTALAAAKVTELNDAVTAYTTAYSAYIMSDASTDPNYETKKTAYTTAKAALDKIQTELSKIEDKSPEGLRDSAKQVVDAATAKLAAAKTAVENAEKTLTTAQNSATSIAVGNAGADDTLATLTNYKIQTDGTVVGTSEEGVTIVVGKIALAGVQNTGGLEKDSGYYYTLGANTGNVSVYEGGGTDGRILGNYLEQAKVDLATEMTEMITTQRGFQANSKIITVTDQMLDELVNMKR, encoded by the coding sequence ATGGTCAAATCAATGTTCGCTGGTGTGGCAGGTCTCAGGACTCACCAGTCAAAAATGGATATTATCGGTAACAATATAGCAAACGTTAATACATGGGGATATAAGGCTGCAAGTATGTCTTTTAAGGATACCATGTACCAGACCACATCTTCCAGTTCGGGCGGAAGCACCAAGACCGGAGGCTACGGCGGAACCAATGCAGGCCAGGTGGGATATGGAGTTACCACAGGTTCCATTTCTTATGACTTTGGCAAAGGTGGTATGGCTCCATCTGCCAATGGTCTGGATTGTATGATTGATGGAACCGGATTTTTTATCGTTGGTCCTATGATCAATGGAGGCTCACTTCCTCTTGGTGAAGAAGATGCCCTCAAATCAAGCGGTCTGTATCTTTCCAGGGTTGGTAAGTTTCAGGTGGATGGCAACGGATATCTGACGGATGATTCAGGTAATTATGTATACGGCTTTACAAGAACCGGAGACTTGACCGATAGCACCAGCTTCGATACCACCGCCCTGACTCCTCTGAAAATCCCAACGAAGTCTGATATGTCAAAAGTAAGTGATAAGAATGCTACGGATAAAATAGCAGACGCTAAAAAGAAGCTGGAAGAGGCAAGAGCATTATTTAATGCCATGGACGCAGAGCTGGGGAATGCAAGAGATGCTTATATTGCAGCCAATGATAATTATAAGACCAAATATACAGCTGCTGGTGTAGATACAGCTAAGGCAGATATGGATGCAAAAAAGACTGCCATGGATGATGCATACCGGTTATGGCTGGAGGATAAGGATAACGCGGCTGCAAAGACTGATTATCTAGCCAAAAAGACAGATTATGACAAGGCAAACAGTGAATTTATTGTAGCCCAGGCTAATGTTAGGAAGGTGACTGCCCTGGCTGCGGCGAAAGTAACGGAATTAAATGATGCTGTGACGGCTTACACAACGGCGTATTCCGCTTATATCATGTCCGATGCCTCCACAGACCCTAATTATGAGACAAAAAAGACGGCTTATACCACAGCTAAGGCTGCATTGGATAAAATTCAGACAGAACTGTCAAAAATTGAGGATAAATCCCCGGAAGGTCTGCGGGATTCTGCAAAACAGGTAGTTGATGCTGCAACGGCAAAGTTAGCTGCGGCTAAAACAGCGGTAGAAAATGCAGAGAAAACTTTGACAACCGCCCAGAATTCTGCCACTTCCATAGCAGTAGGCAACGCTGGTGCAGATGATACCCTGGCAACCCTCACCAATTATAAGATCCAAACGGATGGTACGGTGGTTGGTACCTCTGAAGAAGGAGTTACCATTGTAGTTGGTAAAATCGCCCTGGCTGGTGTACAGAATACAGGCGGTCTTGAAAAGGACAGCGGCTACTATTACACCCTTGGCGCCAATACTGGGAATGTAAGCGTTTATGAGGGCGGCGGCACAGACGGGCGTATCCTTGGCAATTATTTAGAGCAGGCAAAGGTTGATCTTGCGACAGAAATGACCGAAATGATTACCACCCAGAGAGGGTTCCAGGCGAACTCTAAAATCATTACGGTAACGGATCAGATGCTGGATGAACTGGTTAATATGAAACGGTAA
- a CDS encoding TIGR02530 family flagellar biosynthesis protein: protein MINKVNQYEDVRQLKLRSAAAVSQCGNCFGDVLKNRIESNHQLQFSRHATERVSQRGIEMSEPFLNDLQSAVEKARSKGAKDVVIISEKGAFIVNVPNNTVVTTMSGSEMKENIFTNIDSAILL, encoded by the coding sequence ATGATAAACAAAGTCAACCAATATGAAGATGTCAGACAGCTGAAACTGCGGAGTGCGGCGGCAGTATCCCAGTGCGGCAACTGTTTCGGCGATGTACTGAAGAATCGTATTGAAAGTAATCACCAGCTTCAATTTTCACGCCATGCGACAGAGCGTGTCAGTCAGCGCGGAATTGAGATGTCAGAGCCATTTTTAAATGATTTGCAGTCTGCTGTGGAAAAGGCCCGGTCAAAAGGCGCAAAGGATGTGGTTATTATCAGCGAAAAGGGAGCGTTTATCGTGAATGTTCCCAATAACACGGTTGTAACCACCATGTCTGGAAGCGAAATGAAGGAGAATATTTTTACTAATATTGACAGCGCCATCTTACTATAG
- a CDS encoding flagellar hook assembly protein FlgD, whose translation MSNVGSVNNYSSLINSLTDNSSSGGLTTDGFFKLLAAQLQNQDMSSPMDNSEMMTQMTQIAMMQAMNNFSTAMEDFSQINTINYGTSMMGKEVMIAAADKTGQIKKINGTVTRVDIFSGIPTIYINDDDKTGYSIANIMSVYEKGHAPAEDVDKDKDKGTETGTNTDTKTETKTDTKTDTNVDPNNGTDKNP comes from the coding sequence ATGTCAAATGTAGGTTCAGTGAACAACTATAGTTCTCTTATAAACTCGCTCACAGACAACTCAAGCAGCGGTGGGTTGACTACAGACGGTTTTTTCAAGCTTCTGGCGGCGCAGCTTCAGAACCAGGACATGTCAAGTCCCATGGACAACTCGGAAATGATGACTCAGATGACCCAGATCGCCATGATGCAGGCAATGAATAATTTCTCCACTGCCATGGAAGATTTTTCCCAGATCAATACGATAAACTATGGAACTTCCATGATGGGAAAAGAAGTAATGATTGCCGCAGCAGATAAAACCGGACAGATAAAAAAGATCAACGGAACAGTAACCAGAGTGGATATTTTCAGCGGAATTCCGACCATTTACATTAATGATGATGATAAAACAGGTTATTCCATTGCCAATATCATGTCTGTGTATGAAAAGGGACATGCTCCTGCTGAGGATGTTGATAAGGATAAGGATAAGGGCACGGAAACAGGTACAAATACCGATACAAAAACGGAAACCAAGACGGATACCAAGACGGATACAAACGTCGATCCTAATAATGGCACGGATAAGAATCCGTAG